A stretch of the Balneola vulgaris DSM 17893 genome encodes the following:
- the nuoH gene encoding NADH-quinone oxidoreductase subunit NuoH translates to MNPGVLEIGALAIPTWTLVLAVGMISYLNSAAILVYAERRVAAFIQNRVGPNRVGPFGLMQPLADVLKLLLKEDVTPTHGYKVLHAVAPMIPVVTALLSVAVIPFGEGLYVTDINAGVLYILAVASLGVYGVTLAGWASNSKYSLLGGLRAAAQMISYELPMGMAVASVILMTGSLSMVDIAESQSMIWNVFVNPLGAIIFIICAFAESNRTPFDLVEAEQELVGGFHTEYSSMKFGMFFLAEYMHVFIGSILITTFFFGSYHLPFADLYIPEDMNMWLKGLLDVSVFTVKVVFWCFVFIWVRWTIPRFKYNQVMKLGWARLLPLSIINFMVIAIFMYAYHNM, encoded by the coding sequence ATGAATCCTGGAGTATTAGAAATAGGCGCTCTTGCTATACCAACATGGACTTTAGTACTTGCTGTGGGGATGATCAGTTACCTTAACTCAGCGGCTATCTTAGTATATGCTGAACGTCGAGTTGCGGCTTTCATTCAAAACCGAGTAGGTCCAAACCGTGTAGGTCCATTTGGCCTTATGCAACCTCTTGCCGATGTATTAAAGCTTCTACTTAAAGAAGATGTAACCCCAACGCATGGATACAAAGTATTACATGCTGTAGCTCCGATGATTCCAGTGGTAACAGCATTACTATCCGTAGCTGTAATTCCATTTGGTGAAGGCCTGTATGTAACCGATATCAACGCTGGGGTGCTATATATCTTAGCGGTGGCTTCATTAGGTGTGTATGGTGTAACGCTAGCAGGTTGGGCGTCGAACAGTAAGTATTCTCTTTTAGGGGGACTTAGAGCAGCGGCTCAGATGATTAGTTACGAATTACCAATGGGTATGGCTGTAGCATCTGTAATCTTGATGACGGGCTCACTCAGCATGGTGGACATCGCTGAATCACAAAGCATGATTTGGAATGTATTTGTGAACCCATTAGGTGCCATCATCTTCATTATTTGTGCATTCGCTGAATCTAACCGTACTCCTTTCGATTTAGTGGAAGCTGAGCAGGAACTTGTAGGTGGTTTCCACACCGAATATAGCTCTATGAAGTTCGGTATGTTCTTCCTTGCGGAATACATGCACGTATTCATCGGAAGTATCCTAATTACCACCTTCTTCTTCGGTAGCTACCACTTACCATTCGCGGATCTTTATATCCCTGAAGACATGAACATGTGGCTGAAAGGACTCCTTGATGTATCAGTCTTTACTGTAAAAGTAGTATTCTGGTGCTTCGTGTTTATCTGGGTTCGTTGGACTATCCCAAGATTCAAGTACAACCAAGTGATGAAGCTAGGTTGGGCACGACTACTGCCACTTAGTATCATCAACTTTATGGTGATTGCCATCTTTATGTATGCTTACCATAACATGTAA